Proteins encoded by one window of Cloeon dipterum chromosome 2, ieCloDipt1.1, whole genome shotgun sequence:
- the cyst gene encoding rho guanine nucleotide exchange factor 18 isoform X11, translating to MAGRRKAAAGGEDRAANPARHAPFSNDEYHNSGDDSDEDVITDYLATTGASSSCEGAMAHQTSGPLVPIISVTPHSPASLQYPVLDDNIFQLHAIHECIQQMRETSAQAFNQQMLQLNQYSRLSVSCPTLNNDGNPEIDFTTSVSSSPTQQESSSQFGSAHNTPQGIPASTFRVNLEDIFTKRNGDEPKRRRSWTSLSDVNFNKKKKEPERQRSSISLSSMDSDQDDPFSDQPDVDATNSTMYLINNNNSTKLARPAANAKTRRASGTLSPVSSNLWNLGGQSTHSLNEEDLQNEFNKVVVVRGETERLLPARLPLQKSVSTPSIIAVRDVASENAAAAPADLNSETVHATILNPTDKHEAGVQRPSGTESETEEDVPGDILMEVNISKLFPYPIKHASNYELHEAKQRKRGSIFFRKKKDKSKKTVHQWVAVSYGSPHGCDWCSKVLTNKPALYCENCAVTVHQTSCMDQIGECSKTKTTKSNLAKVAGGLGSHLPGTKMQGKRSLGTAPATNSNSQIINEEKEADHHHKHHGHHDNVSDETQLLHEFVNESPITAQDLDTDPFLGLHEDEPDSWTPTVGKEVTKRLKDKEIKRQEHIYEFILTEKTHCLTLRVMQKVFVEGMQKYFQLGNLVDRMFPRLMDLTEIHLSFLHKLRERQKSSAPVIDSIADIILEQFSGAEAAKLKSAYGEFCSRHRDAVDLYKDCVHQDTRLEAFCKHCQLNPLLKKKGIPECILFVTQRLTKYPLLIEPLIKTAKDNKPEQEKLSRALALVKEILVEVDAQVAEKEKEDRKLEIYNRIDAKSFTSYRGNKKFKKSDILSANRKLKFEGYATLMQGRNKMQLVLVIVLSDMLFFLLDNNNKYSFFTPDNKACVVSLQKLLVREKAGQDTRGIYLISSNPNEPEMFELKVIKPKDKLAWINAIRAAVQECPEEDEERPALGSEDNQSLLFYKQVQINQIIGVLRQKDLEQALILEEKMALQIKLLAASGHENLPDPPNYSQIVSEDADINAIWKEVCHAFHEMTQLASTLYASGTNLSRSVSSVGEHQSDAYVSPTLPKRAETFGGFDNANKEQLQSFLTKAFGKKQNQKEQATSASSIPEGKVASHKTPNERGLWNNFHLAPVPPGVVNANILALDGICELPHMMSLNQEQQLAAFNLSNYFYTILSLLANQMTTIDSLQATLSVIKQMQEDRKPVYRHNQQLEELRNLQDKLTQEREAWTRIKEAEERDLEERRTELVKMQERLNYEQADIIQQRETLHRRLEMLTSQNILISPNMPMMISANNADTSSGSCATDVESPSAPPSAATAASTPSPPADVRRKLDGKWKTQTQPPSNGSKSSLPPNLISATNMQKTGQGVQVKQQLPLKLAKLGSGLSSTSSSASLLQQQQTQSHGVQQMLPMKLSQGEGQGRVGMVGSPGSGYQRLSSNSFGPASVSPKEAGGGHAASAPTHVRTGSSPAMMQQHPVAVGATLPWANTEAKSNSKASPKSSEEEVIYF from the exons ATGGCAGGCCGAAGGAAAGCAGCGGCCGGTGGTGAGGACCGCGCCGCCAACCCGGCGCGACATGCTCCCTTCTCCAATG ATGAATACCACAACAGTGGTGACGATAGTGACGAGGACGTGATCACCGATTACTTAGCAACCACGGGCGCCTCGTCGAGCTGCGAGGGAGCCATGGCTCACCAAACCTCGGGGCCGCTGGTGCCCATCATCAGCGTCACCCCTCACTCCCCAGCATCCTTGCAATACCCAGTTCTAG ATGACAATATATTCCAACTGCACGCCATTCACGAGTGCATTCAGCAGATGCGCGAAACGTCGGCTCAGGCATTCAACCAACAG ATGCTGCAGCTGAACCAGTATTCAAGGCTGAGCGTGTCATGCCCGACGCTGAACAACGATGGCAACCCAGAAATCGACTTCACAACGTCGGTAAGCTCATCTCCAACCCAGCAGGAGTCGAGCAGTCAGTTTGGTAGTGCTCACAACACACCACAAGGAATTCCTGCGTCTACCTTTAGAG TTAATTTAGAAGATATATTTACCAAGCGAAATGGAGATGAGCCAAAACGAAGGCGGAGTTGGACCTCATTGAGTgatgttaattttaacaagaaaaagaaGGAACCTGAAAGACAGAGGAG TAGCATCAGTTTGAGCAGTATGGACTCAGATCAAGACGACCCGTTCTCGGACCAACCAGACGTGGACGCCACCAACAGCACTATGTATTtgatcaacaacaacaacagcactAAGTTGGCTCGACCAGCGGCCAATGCGAAGACTAGGCGCGCCAGTGGCACTTTGAGCCCTGTCAGCAGCAATCTGTGGAACCTTGGCGGTCAGTCGACTCACTCGCTCAATGAAGAGGATCTTCAA AACGAGTTCAACAAAGTTGTCGTGGTGAGGGGCGAAACAGAGAGATTGTTACCAGCCAGACTTCCACTGCAGAAGTCTGTGTCGACTCCGTCGATCATAGCCGTGAGGGACGTGGCAAGTGAAAATGCCGCAGCGGCCCCAGCTGA CTTAAACTCTGAGACTGTGCATGCTACCATTCTGAATCCTACTGATAAGCATGA AGCAGGGGTACAAAGACCAAGTGGCACCGAAAGCGAAACTGAGGAGGATGTGCCTGGTGATATTCTCATGGAGGTTAACATTAGCAAACTGTTTCCTTATCCTATCAA ACACGCTTCTAATTATGAGCTGCATGAGGCGAAGCAAAGAAAGAGAGGGAGCATTTTCTTCAGAAAGAAAAAG GACAAGTCTAAGAAAACTGTGCATCAATGGGTGGCTGTTTCGTATGGATCGCCACACGGCTGTGACTGGTGCTCGAAAGTTCTTACCAACAAACCAGCGCTATATTGCGAAA ATTGTGCTGTGACAGTGCATCAAACTTCATGCATGGATCAAATAGGCGAGTGCAGTAAAACAAAAACCACTAAA AGCAATCTTGCAAAAGTGGCTGGCGGTTTGGGCAGTCACCTACCTGGAACTAAGATGCAGGGCAAGCGCAGTTTGGGCACCGCGCCAGCGACAAACTCTAACAG CCAAATCATAAATGAGGAAAAGGAAGCTGACCACCATCACAAACACCATGGCCACCATGACAA cgtCTCAGATGAGACTCAGCTGTTGCATGAGTTTGTAAATGAAA GCCCCATCACTGCGCAGGACCTAGACACAGATCCCTTTTTAGGATTGCATGAAGATGAGCCGGATTCGTGGACGCCGACAGTGGGCAAGGAG GTTACGAAGCGGTTGAAGGACAAGGAAATCAAAAGACAGGAGCACATTTACGAGTTCATCCTGACGGAGAAGACCCACTGTCTGACCCTGCGGGTGATGCAAAAGGTGTTCGTTGAAGGAATGCAAAAGTACTTCCAGCTGGGCAACCTGGTTGACAGAATGTTTCCCCGGCTGATGGACCTGACTGAGATCCACCTGTCGTTCCTGCACAAGCTGCGAGAGAGACAGAAGTCGAGCGCGCCCGTGATTGATTCGATTGCTGACATCATCCTTGAGCAGTTTTCTGGAGCTGAGGCGGCCAAGCTGAAGTCAGCATATGGCGAGTTCTGCAGCAGGCACAG AGACGCGGTTGACTTGTACAAGGATTGTGTGCATCAGGACACGAGATTGGAAGCGTTTTGCAAACATTGCCAACTGAACCCGTTGTTGAAGAAGAAAGGAATCCCTGAGTGCATCTTGTTTGTGACACAAAGACTTACCAAGTACCCTCTTCTCATTGAACCACTCATCAAGACTGCCAAAGACAATAAGCCTGAGCAAGAGAAGCTCTCTAGGGCACTAGCCTTGGTTAAA GAAATCCTAGTTGAAGTTGATGCACAAGTAGCCGAGAAGGAGAAGGAGGACAGAAAACTGGAAATATACAACCGCATTGATGCTAAATCTTTTACCTCTTACAGAGGGAAtaagaaattcaaaaagtCAGACATCCTGTCAGCAAATAGAAAACTTAA ATTTGAAGGCTACGCGACACTGATGCAGGGGCGCAACAAGATGCAGCTCGTGCTGGTGATCGTGCTGTCTGACATGCTCTTCTTCCTGCTggacaacaacaacaagtACTCATTCTTCACGCCTGACAACAAGGCGTGCGTCGTGTCCTTGCAGAAGCTGCTGGTGCGCGAAAAGGCGGGCCAGGATACGCGCGGCATTTACCTGATCTCATCCAACCCTAACGAGCCCGAAATGTTCGAGTTGAAGGTGATCAAGCCCAAGGATAAGCTGGCGTGGATCAACGCTATCCGCGCCGCCGTCCAGGAATGTCCAGAGGAGGACGAGGAGCGGCCTGCCCTGGGCAGCGAGGATAATCAGAGTCTACTCTTCTACAAGCAGGTGCAGATTAACCAAATTATCG GCGTTCTGCGGCAAAAAGACTTGGAGCAGGCACTCATCCTAGAAGAGAAAATGGCCTTGCAGATTAAGCTCTTGGCCGCCTCTGGTCATGAGAACCTTCCCGATCCGCCAAACTACAGTCAAATCGTGTCTGAAGACGCCGACATCAACGCAATCTGGAAGGAAGTGTGTCATGCATTCCAT GAGATGACCCAGCTGGCGAGCACGCTCTACGCGTCAGGTACGAACTTGTCGCGCAGCGTAAGTTCAGTCGGCGAGCACCAGAGCGATGCCTATGTTTCTCCAACGCTACCTAAGCGCGCCGAGACTTTTGGCGGCTTCGATAACGCCAACAAGGAGCAGTTGCAGAGCTTTCTGACCAAAGCGTTTGGCAAGAAGCAGAATCAAAAGGAGCAGGCTACTTCCGCGTCTTCCATTCCTGAAGGAAAAGTTGCTTCACACAAGACTCCCAAC gagCGAGGGTTGTGGAACAACTTTCACCTGGCGCCTGTCCCACCTGGCGTGGTCAATGCCAATATTTTGGCTCTGGATGGAATCTGCGAGCTGCCTCACATGATGTCTCTGAACCAAGAGCAGCAGCTGGCTGCCTTCAATCTGTCTAACTACTTTTATACAATCCTTAGCCTACTTGCAAATCAAATGACTACCATAGATAG CTTACAAGCCACACTCTCAGTGATTAAGCAGATGCAGGAGGACCGAAAGCCGGTGTATCGGCACAACCAGCAGCTGGAGGAGCTGCGGAATCTGCAGGACAAACTGACGCAGGAGCGCGAGGCGTGGACGAGGATTAAGGAGGCAGAGGAACGCGATCTGGAGGAGCGCCGCACGGAGCTGGTCAAGATGCAGGAGCGGCTGAATTACGAGCAGGCCGACATCATCCAACAGCGGGAGACGCTTCACCGCCGCCTTGAGATGCTCACCAGCCAGAACATCTTAATCAGTCCCAATATGCCGATGATGATCTCGGCTAACAACGCTGACACCTCTAGTGGCAGCTGCGCCACCGACGTTGAGTCGCCCAGCGCGCCTCCTTCCGCAGCGACGGCCGCGTCGACGCCGTCGCCGCCCGCCGACGTACGGCGTAAACTGGACGGAAAGTGGAAGACACAGACGCAGCCGCCAAGCAACGGCTCCAAGAGCAGCCTGCCGCCCAACCTCATCAGCGCCACCAACATGCAGAAAACTGGCCAGGGCGTGCAG GTGAAGCAGCAACTGCCGTTGAAGCTGGCCAAGCTTGGCAGCGGGCTGAGCTCGACGTCGAGCAGCGCATCCctcctgcagcagcagcagactcAGTCACACGGCGTGCAGCAGATGCTGCCAATGAAGCTGAGCCAGGGCGAGGGTCAAGGGCGGGTGGGCATGGTCGGCTCGCCGGGCAGCGGCTACCAGCGGCTCAGCTCGAACAGCTTCGGCCCTGCGTCGGTCAGCCCGAAGGAGGCCGGTGGCGGCCACGCGGCCAGCGCGCCCACGCACGTGCGCACCGGCAGCAGTCCGGCCATGATGCAGCAGCACCCGGTCGCCGTCGGTGCCACGCTGCCCTGGGCCAACACTGAGGCGAAGAGTAACTCGAAGGCGTCGCCAAAATCCAGCGAGGAGGAGGTCATCTACTTCTAA
- the cyst gene encoding rho guanine nucleotide exchange factor 18 isoform X9: MLTTVAAAPRMHLLILKIYKCGHALCWGCCCKYGAAISAPFSQPNRSTVRWFRNQGRRTPLTAGAPEHPGQPPSGDEYHNSGDDSDEDVITDYLATTGASSSCEGAMAHQTSGPLVPIISVTPHSPASLQYPVLDDNIFQLHAIHECIQQMRETSAQAFNQQMLQLNQYSRLSVSCPTLNNDGNPEIDFTTSVSSSPTQQESSSQFGSAHNTPQGIPASTFRVNLEDIFTKRNGDEPKRRRSWTSLSDVNFNKKKKEPERQRSSISLSSMDSDQDDPFSDQPDVDATNSTMYLINNNNSTKLARPAANAKTRRASGTLSPVSSNLWNLGGQSTHSLNEEDLQNEFNKVVVVRGETERLLPARLPLQKSVSTPSIIAVRDVASENAAAAPAEHASNYELHEAKQRKRGSIFFRKKKDKSKKTVHQWVAVSYGSPHGCDWCSKVLTNKPALYCENCAVTVHQTSCMDQIGECSKTKTTKSNLAKVAGGLGSHLPGTKMQGKRSLGTAPATNSNRRSTCYSQWRRVATKLGVNQIINEEKEADHHHKHHGHHDNVSDETQLLHEFVNESPITAQDLDTDPFLGLHEDEPDSWTPTVGKEVTKRLKDKEIKRQEHIYEFILTEKTHCLTLRVMQKVFVEGMQKYFQLGNLVDRMFPRLMDLTEIHLSFLHKLRERQKSSAPVIDSIADIILEQFSGAEAAKLKSAYGEFCSRHRDAVDLYKDCVHQDTRLEAFCKHCQLNPLLKKKGIPECILFVTQRLTKYPLLIEPLIKTAKDNKPEQEKLSRALALVKEILVEVDAQVAEKEKEDRKLEIYNRIDAKSFTSYRGNKKFKKSDILSANRKLKFEGYATLMQGRNKMQLVLVIVLSDMLFFLLDNNNKYSFFTPDNKACVVSLQKLLVREKAGQDTRGIYLISSNPNEPEMFELKVIKPKDKLAWINAIRAAVQECPEEDEERPALGSEDNQSLLFYKQVQINQIIGVLRQKDLEQALILEEKMALQIKLLAASGHENLPDPPNYSQIVSEDADINAIWKEVCHAFHEMTQLASTLYASGTNLSRSVSSVGEHQSDAYVSPTLPKRAETFGGFDNANKEQLQSFLTKAFGKKQNQKEQATSASSIPEGKVASHKTPNERGLWNNFHLAPVPPGVVNANILALDGICELPHMMSLNQEQQLAAFNLSNYFYTILSLLANQMTTIDSLQATLSVIKQMQEDRKPVYRHNQQLEELRNLQDKLTQEREAWTRIKEAEERDLEERRTELVKMQERLNYEQADIIQQRETLHRRLEMLTSQNILISPNMPMMISANNADTSSGSCATDVESPSAPPSAATAASTPSPPADVRRKLDGKWKTQTQPPSNGSKSSLPPNLISATNMQKTGQGVQVKREKVKQQLPLKLAKLGSGLSSTSSSASLLQQQQTQSHGVQQMLPMKLSQGEGQGRVGMVGSPGSGYQRLSSNSFGPASVSPKEAGGGHAASAPTHVRTGSSPAMMQQHPVAVGATLPWANTEAKSNSKASPKSSEEEVIYF, translated from the exons ATGTTAACGACGGTGGCGGCGGCCCCGCGGATGCACTTGTTGATATTAAAGATTTACAAGTGCGGGCATGCGCTGTGCtggggctgctgctgcaaataCGGGGCAGCTATAAGCGCACCGTTTAGTCAGCCGAATCGATCCACCGTGCGGTGGTTCAGGAACCAAGGCCGTCGAACACCACTAACCGCGGGGGCCCCCGAACACCCAGGCCAGCCCCCCTCCGGAG ATGAATACCACAACAGTGGTGACGATAGTGACGAGGACGTGATCACCGATTACTTAGCAACCACGGGCGCCTCGTCGAGCTGCGAGGGAGCCATGGCTCACCAAACCTCGGGGCCGCTGGTGCCCATCATCAGCGTCACCCCTCACTCCCCAGCATCCTTGCAATACCCAGTTCTAG ATGACAATATATTCCAACTGCACGCCATTCACGAGTGCATTCAGCAGATGCGCGAAACGTCGGCTCAGGCATTCAACCAACAG ATGCTGCAGCTGAACCAGTATTCAAGGCTGAGCGTGTCATGCCCGACGCTGAACAACGATGGCAACCCAGAAATCGACTTCACAACGTCGGTAAGCTCATCTCCAACCCAGCAGGAGTCGAGCAGTCAGTTTGGTAGTGCTCACAACACACCACAAGGAATTCCTGCGTCTACCTTTAGAG TTAATTTAGAAGATATATTTACCAAGCGAAATGGAGATGAGCCAAAACGAAGGCGGAGTTGGACCTCATTGAGTgatgttaattttaacaagaaaaagaaGGAACCTGAAAGACAGAGGAG TAGCATCAGTTTGAGCAGTATGGACTCAGATCAAGACGACCCGTTCTCGGACCAACCAGACGTGGACGCCACCAACAGCACTATGTATTtgatcaacaacaacaacagcactAAGTTGGCTCGACCAGCGGCCAATGCGAAGACTAGGCGCGCCAGTGGCACTTTGAGCCCTGTCAGCAGCAATCTGTGGAACCTTGGCGGTCAGTCGACTCACTCGCTCAATGAAGAGGATCTTCAA AACGAGTTCAACAAAGTTGTCGTGGTGAGGGGCGAAACAGAGAGATTGTTACCAGCCAGACTTCCACTGCAGAAGTCTGTGTCGACTCCGTCGATCATAGCCGTGAGGGACGTGGCAAGTGAAAATGCCGCAGCGGCCCCAGCTGA ACACGCTTCTAATTATGAGCTGCATGAGGCGAAGCAAAGAAAGAGAGGGAGCATTTTCTTCAGAAAGAAAAAG GACAAGTCTAAGAAAACTGTGCATCAATGGGTGGCTGTTTCGTATGGATCGCCACACGGCTGTGACTGGTGCTCGAAAGTTCTTACCAACAAACCAGCGCTATATTGCGAAA ATTGTGCTGTGACAGTGCATCAAACTTCATGCATGGATCAAATAGGCGAGTGCAGTAAAACAAAAACCACTAAA AGCAATCTTGCAAAAGTGGCTGGCGGTTTGGGCAGTCACCTACCTGGAACTAAGATGCAGGGCAAGCGCAGTTTGGGCACCGCGCCAGCGACAAACTCTAACAG GAGAAGTACTTGCTATTCACAGTGGAGAAGAGTAGCAACCAAACTCGGCGTTAA CCAAATCATAAATGAGGAAAAGGAAGCTGACCACCATCACAAACACCATGGCCACCATGACAA cgtCTCAGATGAGACTCAGCTGTTGCATGAGTTTGTAAATGAAA GCCCCATCACTGCGCAGGACCTAGACACAGATCCCTTTTTAGGATTGCATGAAGATGAGCCGGATTCGTGGACGCCGACAGTGGGCAAGGAG GTTACGAAGCGGTTGAAGGACAAGGAAATCAAAAGACAGGAGCACATTTACGAGTTCATCCTGACGGAGAAGACCCACTGTCTGACCCTGCGGGTGATGCAAAAGGTGTTCGTTGAAGGAATGCAAAAGTACTTCCAGCTGGGCAACCTGGTTGACAGAATGTTTCCCCGGCTGATGGACCTGACTGAGATCCACCTGTCGTTCCTGCACAAGCTGCGAGAGAGACAGAAGTCGAGCGCGCCCGTGATTGATTCGATTGCTGACATCATCCTTGAGCAGTTTTCTGGAGCTGAGGCGGCCAAGCTGAAGTCAGCATATGGCGAGTTCTGCAGCAGGCACAG AGACGCGGTTGACTTGTACAAGGATTGTGTGCATCAGGACACGAGATTGGAAGCGTTTTGCAAACATTGCCAACTGAACCCGTTGTTGAAGAAGAAAGGAATCCCTGAGTGCATCTTGTTTGTGACACAAAGACTTACCAAGTACCCTCTTCTCATTGAACCACTCATCAAGACTGCCAAAGACAATAAGCCTGAGCAAGAGAAGCTCTCTAGGGCACTAGCCTTGGTTAAA GAAATCCTAGTTGAAGTTGATGCACAAGTAGCCGAGAAGGAGAAGGAGGACAGAAAACTGGAAATATACAACCGCATTGATGCTAAATCTTTTACCTCTTACAGAGGGAAtaagaaattcaaaaagtCAGACATCCTGTCAGCAAATAGAAAACTTAA ATTTGAAGGCTACGCGACACTGATGCAGGGGCGCAACAAGATGCAGCTCGTGCTGGTGATCGTGCTGTCTGACATGCTCTTCTTCCTGCTggacaacaacaacaagtACTCATTCTTCACGCCTGACAACAAGGCGTGCGTCGTGTCCTTGCAGAAGCTGCTGGTGCGCGAAAAGGCGGGCCAGGATACGCGCGGCATTTACCTGATCTCATCCAACCCTAACGAGCCCGAAATGTTCGAGTTGAAGGTGATCAAGCCCAAGGATAAGCTGGCGTGGATCAACGCTATCCGCGCCGCCGTCCAGGAATGTCCAGAGGAGGACGAGGAGCGGCCTGCCCTGGGCAGCGAGGATAATCAGAGTCTACTCTTCTACAAGCAGGTGCAGATTAACCAAATTATCG GCGTTCTGCGGCAAAAAGACTTGGAGCAGGCACTCATCCTAGAAGAGAAAATGGCCTTGCAGATTAAGCTCTTGGCCGCCTCTGGTCATGAGAACCTTCCCGATCCGCCAAACTACAGTCAAATCGTGTCTGAAGACGCCGACATCAACGCAATCTGGAAGGAAGTGTGTCATGCATTCCAT GAGATGACCCAGCTGGCGAGCACGCTCTACGCGTCAGGTACGAACTTGTCGCGCAGCGTAAGTTCAGTCGGCGAGCACCAGAGCGATGCCTATGTTTCTCCAACGCTACCTAAGCGCGCCGAGACTTTTGGCGGCTTCGATAACGCCAACAAGGAGCAGTTGCAGAGCTTTCTGACCAAAGCGTTTGGCAAGAAGCAGAATCAAAAGGAGCAGGCTACTTCCGCGTCTTCCATTCCTGAAGGAAAAGTTGCTTCACACAAGACTCCCAAC gagCGAGGGTTGTGGAACAACTTTCACCTGGCGCCTGTCCCACCTGGCGTGGTCAATGCCAATATTTTGGCTCTGGATGGAATCTGCGAGCTGCCTCACATGATGTCTCTGAACCAAGAGCAGCAGCTGGCTGCCTTCAATCTGTCTAACTACTTTTATACAATCCTTAGCCTACTTGCAAATCAAATGACTACCATAGATAG CTTACAAGCCACACTCTCAGTGATTAAGCAGATGCAGGAGGACCGAAAGCCGGTGTATCGGCACAACCAGCAGCTGGAGGAGCTGCGGAATCTGCAGGACAAACTGACGCAGGAGCGCGAGGCGTGGACGAGGATTAAGGAGGCAGAGGAACGCGATCTGGAGGAGCGCCGCACGGAGCTGGTCAAGATGCAGGAGCGGCTGAATTACGAGCAGGCCGACATCATCCAACAGCGGGAGACGCTTCACCGCCGCCTTGAGATGCTCACCAGCCAGAACATCTTAATCAGTCCCAATATGCCGATGATGATCTCGGCTAACAACGCTGACACCTCTAGTGGCAGCTGCGCCACCGACGTTGAGTCGCCCAGCGCGCCTCCTTCCGCAGCGACGGCCGCGTCGACGCCGTCGCCGCCCGCCGACGTACGGCGTAAACTGGACGGAAAGTGGAAGACACAGACGCAGCCGCCAAGCAACGGCTCCAAGAGCAGCCTGCCGCCCAACCTCATCAGCGCCACCAACATGCAGAAAACTGGCCAGGGCGTGCAGGTAAAACGCGAAAAA GTGAAGCAGCAACTGCCGTTGAAGCTGGCCAAGCTTGGCAGCGGGCTGAGCTCGACGTCGAGCAGCGCATCCctcctgcagcagcagcagactcAGTCACACGGCGTGCAGCAGATGCTGCCAATGAAGCTGAGCCAGGGCGAGGGTCAAGGGCGGGTGGGCATGGTCGGCTCGCCGGGCAGCGGCTACCAGCGGCTCAGCTCGAACAGCTTCGGCCCTGCGTCGGTCAGCCCGAAGGAGGCCGGTGGCGGCCACGCGGCCAGCGCGCCCACGCACGTGCGCACCGGCAGCAGTCCGGCCATGATGCAGCAGCACCCGGTCGCCGTCGGTGCCACGCTGCCCTGGGCCAACACTGAGGCGAAGAGTAACTCGAAGGCGTCGCCAAAATCCAGCGAGGAGGAGGTCATCTACTTCTAA